In Calonectris borealis chromosome 29, bCalBor7.hap1.2, whole genome shotgun sequence, one genomic interval encodes:
- the CERS2 gene encoding ceramide synthase 2, whose translation MFQTLYSYFWWERLWLPANVTWADLEDQDGRVYAKASDLYITLPLAFLFLVVRHLFETYVATPLAGLLNVKEKIRLKATPNAVLEKFYAATTKHPKQADVEMLSKKSGCTVRQVERWFRRRRNQDRPSLLKKFREASWRFTFYLIAFIAGMAVIVDKPWFYDLREVWKGYPVQSMVPSQYWYYTIELSFYWSLLFSIASDVKRKDFKEQIIHHVATIILISFSWFANYIRAGTLIMALHDSSDYLLESAKMFNYAGWRNTCNNIFIVFAAVFIVTRLVILPFWIMHCTIVYPLELYPAFFGYYFFNVMMVVLLLLHIFWAYLIIRMAQKFITGKVVEDERSDREETDNSEEEEEAAKNGPLSNGHPVLNNNHRKTD comes from the exons aTGTTTCAGACCTTGTACAGCTATTTTTGGTGGGAACGGCTCTGGCTCCCGGCGAACGTCACCTGGGCCGACCTGGAGGACCAGGATGGGCGAGTCTATGCCAAAGCCTCCGATCTCTACATCACCCTCCCCTTGGCCTTCCTCTTCCTCGTCGTCCGGCACCTCTTTGAGAC GTACGTGGCCACCCCGCTGGCCGGGCTACTGAACGTCAAGGAGAAGATCAGGTTAAAAGCCACCCCCAATGCCGTGCTGGAGAAGTTTTACGCTGCCACCACCAAACACCCCAAGCAG GCCGACGTGGAGATGCTCTCGAAGAAGAGCGGCTGCACGGTGCGGCAGGTGGAGCGCTGGTTTCGCCGCCGCCGCAACCAAGACCGGCCCAGCCTGCTCAAGAAGTTCAGGGAGGCCAG TTGGCGATTCACGTTTTACCTTATTGCTTTCATTGCTGGCATGGCTGTCATAGTGGAT AAACCCTGGTTCTACGACCTCCGGGAGGTGTGGAAGGGGTACCCCGTCCAG AGCATGGTGCCCTCCCAGTACTGGTACTACACGATCGAGCTCTCCTTCTACTGGTCCCTGCTCTTCAGCATCGCCTCCGACGTCAAGCGCAAG GACTTCAAAGAGCAAATCATCCACCACGTCGCCACCATCATCCTCATCAGCTTCTCCTGGTTTGCCAACTACATCCGTGCAGGGACGCTCATCATGGCTCTGCACGACTCGTCGGACTACCTGCTGGAG TCCGCCAAGATGTTCAACTACGCCGGCTGGAGAAACACCTGCAACAACATCTTCATCGTCTTCGCCGCCGTCTTCATCGTCACCCGCCTGGTCATCCTGCCCTTTTG GATCATGCACTGCACGATAGTTTATCCGCTGGAGCTCTACCCTGCCTTCTTCGGCTACTACTTCTTCAACGTCATGATGGtggtgctgctgttgctgcacaTCTTCTGGGCCTACCTCATCATCCGCATGGCCCAGAAGTTCATAACTGGAAAG GTGGTGGAGGACGAGAGGAGCGACCGTGAAGAGACGGACaactcggaggaggaggaggaggcggcgaaGAACGGGCCCCTCTCCAACGGCCACCCCGTCCTCAACAACAACCACCGCAAAACCGACTGA